In the genome of Rhodoferax sp. BAB1, one region contains:
- the def gene encoding peptide deformylase codes for MALLPILTFPDPRLHTVAKPVQTVDARIKQLIADMFETMHEAHGIGLAATQVDVHERLIVIDVSEGRDQPLVLINPEIVWASPEMKVNDEGCLSVPGIYDGVERHERVHVRALDGAGKERVIEADGLLAVCVQHEMDHLLGKVFVEYLSPLKRNRIKTKMLKAQREERR; via the coding sequence ATGGCACTGCTACCTATCCTCACTTTTCCCGATCCACGCCTGCACACGGTGGCCAAGCCGGTGCAGACGGTGGATGCACGCATCAAGCAATTGATTGCCGACATGTTCGAAACCATGCACGAGGCGCACGGCATCGGCCTGGCGGCCACCCAGGTCGATGTGCATGAACGCCTGATCGTGATCGACGTTTCCGAAGGGCGCGACCAGCCCCTGGTGCTGATCAACCCCGAGATCGTCTGGGCCAGCCCGGAGATGAAAGTCAACGACGAGGGCTGCCTGTCCGTGCCCGGCATCTACGACGGTGTCGAGCGCCATGAGCGCGTGCACGTGCGCGCGCTCGACGGCGCAGGCAAGGAGCGCGTGATCGAGGCCGATGGCCTGCTCGCCGTCTGTGTCCAGCACGAGATGGACCACCTGCTGGGCAAGGTCTTCGTGGAGTACCTGTCGCCGCTCAAGCGCAACCGCATCAAGACCAAGATGCTCAAGGCCCAGCGCGAGGAGCGTCGTTGA